A window of the Osmia lignaria lignaria isolate PbOS001 chromosome 2, iyOsmLign1, whole genome shotgun sequence genome harbors these coding sequences:
- the LOC117608530 gene encoding ATP synthase-coupling factor 6, mitochondrial, with the protein MLTQRLAINLPKILKRNFGITAPAFLEAKDPIQKLFIEKIREYKTKSSGGKLVDPSPETEKERAAELDRLQKQYNPTNSNMSEFPKFQFKDPDVTQ; encoded by the exons ATGCTTACCCAACGTTTGGCAATTAATCTGCCAAagattttaaaaagaaactttGGCATTACTGCACCAGCATTCCTGGAAGCAAAGGATCCGATACAAAAGTTGTTCATAGAAAAAATTCgtgaatataaaacaaaaagcaG CGGTGGGAAGTTAGTTGATCCTTCTCCTGAAACTGAAAAAGAAAGAGCAGCAGAACTTGACAGACTTCAAAAACAATATAATCCAACAAACAGTAACATGTCTGAATTTCCTAAGTTCCAGTTTAAAG ATCCAGATGTAACACAATAA